In Cyprinus carpio isolate SPL01 chromosome B16, ASM1834038v1, whole genome shotgun sequence, the following are encoded in one genomic region:
- the LOC122140080 gene encoding serine/threonine-protein kinase pim-2-like, producing the protein MAQFGERRAAGRSRSTAALTQMAAGQEAGRQCGDHIQKALSTPTRPWSPELPGYISPLPSESTQRKRKRRSSEDEDPCTSDERPAKRSAEDAYIKGPMLGQGGFGSVFAGTRSSDGLPVAIKYVTKDEGHEDMEVVSSVTCKEGQGLLPLEVALMTRVSSAPVCPSVLKLLEWFDHPGRYVLILERPDPCQDLHRIMSHLSADGVLEQQRTSVPAYRTLNSIPGYAPQVANHSTLISGEQECRTQEQQRQLDTCSEDEWTAGGVHVLCNAVLHSGV; encoded by the exons atgGCTCAGTTCGGCGAAAGACGAG CTGCGGGCCGCTCCAGATCCACTGCTGCTTTAACCCAGATGGCTGCTGGTCAGGAGGCTGGGAGACAGTGTGGAGACCACATTCAGAAAGCACTGTCCACCCCGACCCGGCCGTGGAGTCCAGAGCTGCCTGGCTATATCTCTCCTCTGCCTTCTGAGTCGACTCAAAGGAAGAGGAAGAGGCGGAGCTCGGAGGATGAAGATCCCTGCACCTCAGACGAGAGACCCGCCAAACGCTCTGCTGAAG ATGCGTATATAAAGGGCCCAATGCTGGGTCAAGGTGGATTCGGCTCTGTGTTTGCTGGGACCCGCAGCTCTGATGGATTGCCA GTGGCCATCAAGTACGTGACTAAAGACGAGGGGCACGAGGACATGGAAGTTGTAAGTTCAGTCACATGTAAG GAAGGTCAGGGTCTGCTGCCGCTGGAGGTCGCGTTGATGACCCGGGTCAGTTCAGCTCCTGTCTGTCCCAGTGTCCTGAAGCTGCTGGAGTGGTTTGACCATCCCGGCCGCTACGTCCTGATCCTGGAACGGCCGGATCCTTGCCAGGATCTCCACAGAATTATGAGTCACCTGTCTGCAG ATGGTGTCTTAGAGCAGCAGCGGACGAGCGTCCCAGCTTACAGGACATTGAACAGCATCCCTGGTTACGCTCCACAggtggccaatcacagcacactcaTCTCA GGTGAGCAGGAGTGCAGGACACAGGAGCAGCAGAGACAGCTGGACACCTGCAGTGAGGACGAGTGGACAGCAGGCGGTGTTCATGTGTTGTGTAATGCTGTGCTTCACTCTGGAGTGTGA